The Panicum virgatum strain AP13 chromosome 6K, P.virgatum_v5, whole genome shotgun sequence nucleotide sequence GTGGAGGCGATCGATGAGACGATGATCGATCAGGTCGTCGTCCCTgctgccgcccgccgcgacGACGATCGGGCCTGCTGGAGCTCTTAGATCTGGAGGACTACTTGGATCGATCGATCAGGTCGTCGCCGTCCCTGCCGCCGTGCCGTGGCGTGCACCACTCGTGTGGCTGGTATTCCCATGgcgatcgagcgagcggtcgGTCTGAGGTCGCCGTCGTCCCTGCCGCCCGCTAGACTTCTGGAGTTGGACTCGGTACCTGCACGGACAGCGTACGGCAGCGCCGGTGATTGGCCGGCGAGGCGCACAAGATTCTTGACAAGATTCGACTCGCCGGCGAGGAGTGTGTGGTTGCAAATTGCAACACATCTCCAGATCTCCTTACCTGCGGACGAAACCAAGATTCAGTACTAGTTCATACCGCCGGTCAACGCTGCTGCTTTTCAACTGCTGACTGGTTTATTTGCTGCAAAAAGTCTGCGAATTTGGAGCTGTGCATCTGAATTTAACCTctgcatgcatgatgcatctGAAATTCTGAATTTTCGCTGTTTCAGAGTCCACGAGTGGTTACGGCTTCATGTCTTCATGTAAGGTTCCTCTCACCGTCAGAACGCGATGGATGTGGTACCAAACAAGGTTCAGTTCAGACTTTGCCTCGCTCCGGTCAGCAAACAGGTTGCAGATGCCActagattcagattcagattcaggtCCTGAGCAACTAGCACGAAGTGCCATATGATTTGATTTTCAAAAACAAAGCAATTGTTGCATTTACAAAGTACAAATCCATTCACTCATCGAGGCAGCTTGCTCATCGAGAAGATGAACCGAGACACGTGTACATTTTCACTTTCATTTTCATCAGGAAGAAGAACTCTGGACGACGGGCCTGAACTCGATGCCCTCGAGGATGAGCCCGCGCTTGGGGTACCAcccgagcacctcgaagctggccaccacctcctcggcggcggccgtgcccGCCACCTCGCCCAGCcgccccatctccatctcccaCCACCCGTCCTCCCGCATCCTCGGCCGCCTCGGCTCCTCgccgcggctgccgccgcccctgaaCTTGCGCGCCTCGGCGGCGTCGGGGCGCAGGCACACGGCGTGGCGCGCCACCACGCGGCcgcccaccgccaccgccgtctcCTGGTCCGGGTAGCTCAGGCCGCGGTGGCCCCCGCCCGCCGTGCCGTACACCAGGTACGCCGcgtacggcgccgccggcgtgagcgccgccgccgggagcgcCCCGTAGATGTCGAGGCACGTGcagtccaccagctccgccacctCCGCGAACCTAAGTATTTTAATTTTTTCAATCCATCGATCGATCAGGAACATTAATCCAAATCAAGTAACGAGTACGAATAATGGAGCGATGAGGATGGGATTTGTTTATTGGCTGGCGTGATCCACGCCGACGACCGGCGCaccgcgtcgccgtcgacgacgacgacatgcCACGTCAGACGCGAGGAACTCGGGTCGGGTGGATCATACTGAATATTCAATGGCTGACAAATTACGCACGGCACGATTGATCCCCCCACCACGCCTGCATCAACTGGGGCGGGGAATCTTTTTCGCGAACCCTGTTCTAGAAGATCTGACCGGCTCAAGCGATGGCGGCGTG carries:
- the LOC120711399 gene encoding F-box protein PP2-B10-like, with protein sequence MAAQQVEASGGDQAAATQLGDLPEACLAQAIALTSPRDACRCAAVSPAFRAAADSDHVWRAFLPPQLDRAKPAPVPVLQPAPASRSKKEAYLGLCDAAGAAAVGEDGGCRIWLERATGARCYALSARRLSLPWDDGEFCWMFAPHPRSRFAEVAELVDCTCLDIYGALPAAALTPAAPYAAYLVYGTAGGGHRGLSYPDQETAVAVGGRVVARHAVCLRPDAAEARKFRGGGSRGEEPRRPRMREDGWWEMEMGRLGEVAGTAAAEEVVASFEVLGWYPKRGLILEGIEFRPVVQSSSS